CTCATCTCTACTCCCACTTTATCACCAGGCAGAATTCTGATGTAGTGCATCCTCATTTTACCTGAGATGGTGGCCAGAATTTCATGACCATTTTCTAACTTAACACGGAACATAGCATTGCTCAGTGCTTCCAGAATTACTCCATCTTGTTTAATCAGCGGTTGTTTCGACATACTATTTTTGGGGCTGCAAAGATATTAGATTGCAATGGAAATATGAAAATTTCGGGGAAAAAATTCCCATTTTTGTGGAAAATGGGCTAAAATAATGACCCTGAACCCCTTATAAAGGCAAATATAGGCTATCGAAACAAGGCTACCGGCAATATTATCTCCCAATAATGGCTCCTGACTCCCCCCACCAACTGCTGGTCTAATAAATTGCT
Above is a genomic segment from Sediminibacterium sp. KACHI17 containing:
- the infA gene encoding translation initiation factor IF-1, translating into MSKQPLIKQDGVILEALSNAMFRVKLENGHEILATISGKMRMHYIRILPGDKVGVEMSPYDLSRGRIIFRYK